The Deinococcus ruber genomic sequence CACCCTGACAACCTGAAGCGGGCGCTCTCGCGAGTGGTGGCCTGGTCGAATCCGGTGCAGAAGGATCGGGCCTGGATAGGCATTCCACGCGAGGCACGGGCAGAGCTGGCTGCCGTGATCGGGATGGGGGAGAAGTTGCCCGATATTTCCCCCCATGATCTGCGGCATACTTACGCGACCTTAGCTCTTCGCCGGGGGGTGCCGGTGGAAGTGGTGTCGAAGGTACTTGGACATGCACGGGTGTCTATCACGCTCGATGTGTACCGGCATGTGCTGGACAACGAGCGGCGGGCGCTGGTGGTGGACTTATTCGAGGAACTGCCGAAAGCCCCTGCCGTTCAGCTTCAGGCGCTCAACTGAAGGTCTACTACACACGCACTACACACGGGCAGCGGTTCTGAGGTTCGGTAGGGATTTTAGGAATGAAAAAACCCCGTACTAGACGGGGTTTGAACTGGCGGGCCCTGAAGGACTTGAACCTACGACCTACGGTTTTGGAGACCGCCGCTCTACCAACTGAGCTAAGAACCCGTGCCTATCGCCCGTTACAGGGCGCTCAAATGCCAAAACAGTGTAGCAAAGGACGGGAGAAGCTGCAAGTTAGGCGCGGCTGTCCTTGCCGCCTTCCGGCTTGCCCTCGCCTTTCATGGGCCGCAGGTCGCTGGCAGGAATCTCGGTCATCAGGCCCGCGTCGGTGTAGATATCGACGGTGCCCTGAAGCGGGTGCAGTTTGACCACCTTGCCGCACGCGCCGCTGCTGTCAACGCAGACCTTGGCATTCTTGCGCGGAATGTCCTGAAGCAGTTCCAGATACTGGGTGTGCTCGAATTGCAGGCAGCACAGCAGCCGTCCACATGGGCCGCTGAGCTTTTCCGGGTTCAGCGGCAACTGCTGGTCGCGGGCCATGCGGATACTGACCGGAGCGAACTCCTGGAGGTGGTTGCTGGAGCAGTTCTCGCGCCCGCAGGCCCCCAGCGCCCCGATCATCATGGCCTGTTCGCGTGGCCCCACCGCCGCGAAATTGATACGCGCACGGGTGTGGGCACGCACGTCCTGAATCAGCGCACTCAGTTCGATGCGCTCCTCGGCGCTGTAGCTCACGGTCAGGAGCGAGGCGTCCAGCGTGTACTCGGCGGCCACGATCTTGACCGGCAGCCCGCGTGCTCTGGCGCGTGCCCGCAGCAGCCATTTCAGGTCTTCGGCCTCGCGCCCGAGTTCCTCCCAGCGGCTCAGATCGCTGGTGGTGGCGACGCTCAGGATCATCCCGAAGCGGCCCGTGCTGGGCATCGGTTCCGCCTCGCCGCGCACGGTGGCGACTTCCGGCCCGCGTTTACCCTGCACCACCACCCGCGTTCCGATGCCGTAGGGTTCCTCGGTCATCATCGGATGCAGTTGGGGGCTGCGTTCAAAACGGACAGGCTGGATATGCACGGCTTCAGGATGGCATGAAGTTGGAAGGGTCGTCGCGACGCGGGCAACAAAGCGGCGGGCAGGTGCGCCCGTGAGCGCCTACGCTCCGATTTCTTCGGGCAACTCGGCGTTGGAGTACACGTTCTGCACGTCGTCCAGGTCTTCCAGGACCTCGATCAGCGTCATCAGCTTGTCGGCGTCGCTGCCGCTGACTGCCACGGTGTTGCTCGGCAGCATTTCCAGGCTGGCACTCTGCACGCTGTACCCGCGTGAGGTCAGGCCTTCCGAAACGGCGTACAGCTCGGTGGGCGCGGTGCTGATTTCCAGCCCGTCCTCGGTTTCCTGAAGGTCCTCGGCTCCCAGTTCGATGGCCGCTTCCTGCGCCGCTTCGGTGGCTTCGGTCAGCAGAATCACACCTTTGCTCTCGAACTGCCACGCCACCGAGCCGCTGTTGCCCAGCGATCCGCCGCGTTTGTTGAAGACGCTGCGAATATCGCCCACCGTGCGGTTCACGTTGTCGGTCAGCGTTTCGATCAGGATGGCGGTGCCGCCGGGGCCATAGCCCTCGTAGGTCACGGTCTTGTAGTCTGCGCCGCTCTCGGCGTTGCTGACTGCCCGCTTGATGGCGTTTTCGATGTTCTCGGTGCCCACATTGTCGGTCTTGGCGGCGGCAATCGCGTTTTTCAGCGCCAGATTGCCTGCCGGGTCGCCGCTGCCCCCGCTGCGTACCGCTGCTGTGAGCGCCCGAATATGCTTGCTGATAACGCCGCTGCGCCGCTTGTCGTTGGCACCCTTCTTGCGCTTGATCTGCGCCCATTTACTGTGTCCGGCCATGATGGGCAGCATTTTAGCGCATGCAGCAGGCGGTGGGCAGCGCTCATCTCGGGCTTCCGGCGGGTACGATGGCGGATAGGATACAGTCAAGCCAGTTCAACACGTCAGGACCGCCCAGCTCGTTCGCTTCCCGCTTGCACGAAGGAGACGTCATGCCACGCACCTTTAAGCGCCGTACCTCGCTGCTGTTCGGTCTTTCCTGTTGCTCGTCGGCGCTGGCCTTCTGCGGGTTTTTTGTCGCCAAGGGCGATTCGCACATCTTTAACCGCAGCAATCAGGTCATTATTGCCCGCGACGGCAATCACAGCGTCTTCACCATGATGAACGACTATCAGGGCGACGTGAAGGACTTTGCCCGCATCGTGCCGATTCCGGTGGTGCCAAAGCGCGAAGATATCCGCATCGGTGATCCGAGCATCATCAAGAAGCTGGACGCCTACAGTGCGCCCAGACTGGTGGAATACTTCGACGAGAACCCGTGTGCACCGACCCTGATGATGGAAGATGCGGTGCCTGCCCCCAACAGCGGCATTCAGCCGTCTGCCACATCGGCGCGGGCCAACGCGCTGGGCGTCAAGATCGAGGCTAGCTATCAGGTGGGCGAATACGACATCAGTATTCTGAGCGCGGCGCAGCAGAGCGGGCTGGCAACGTATCTGCGCGGCGAGGGCTACAAGCTGCCGCCGGGCGCAGACGCCATGCTGGGCGGGTACATCCGGGGCGGCATGAAGTTCTTCGTGGTGCGCGTGAATCTGGAACGCTTCGACCAGAGCGGGGGCGGCTTCCTGAATCCCATCGTGCTGTCGTACACCTCCGAGAAATTCATGCTGCCGATCCGCCTGGGCACCCTGAACTCGCCCGGCGAGCAGGATCTGACGGTCTATCTGCTCTCGTCTTACGGCAGGGTCGAAACCAGTAATTACCGCACCACGGGCGTGCCCACCGATCAGGAAGTGCCGCTGCTGGTGAAGGATCAGTTCGCCAGCTTCTACCGCCACGTGTTCCGCCGCGCCTACGAGCGCCAGGGCAGAAGCGTGGCACTCATGGAATACGCCTGGAATACCTACGGCTGCGACCCGTGTTCCAGCGAGCCGCCCACCCAGGACGAACTGAAGGCGGCGGGCGTGTTCTGGAAGCAGCAGGAAGGCTACGGCAATCCGGTGCCGATGCCTGCGGCGGGCGACGCCCCCAGCGACCAGCCCAAACCGGTATATCTGACGCGGCTGCACGTCCGGTACACTGCCGCCACCTTCCCCGAAGACCTGAAGTTCAAGCTCACCGACAACCAGAACACCTTCCAGGGCCGCTACATTCTGCGGCACGCCTACACCGGCACCGACACCTGTGAGGCCACGCCGAGCTACAAACGCATGCTGGGGCAGCGGGCCGAAACGCAGGCGCAGACGCTGGCAAACCTGACCGGCTGGGATGTGAACCACATCCGGGCACGTATGGGCCAGTAAGCCCCGTTCAGTTCTCCGGCTGTCTGGGTGCGGCGTAACAGCCCGGCATCTGCGCTGCGGGCAGCCGACCCCGCGCTGCCAGTTCGTTCAGCACTTCGCGGCAGTAAGCCCGCAGAGTGTCTGGCTCGGCCTCTTCGACGCTCAGCGGTGTCAGATTCAGCGCTCTGGCCTGCTGTGTCATCCAGTCTTCCAGCTCGTTGGACATGCCCTGAAGTGTAGCAGGGTGGGGGAGAGGGCCAAAAAAAGGGGCAGCCGAAGCCACCCCTGTACGAGTTTGAAGCTGCTCAGTCGTCGGCAGCGGCAGCCTGATGCTGGTCGCGCTCGCGTTCCTCGGCGGCCTTGAAGCTCTTGATGCCGCGAACGATGGCGAGGGTGGCGAAGTACGACACCAGCGGCCCCACGATGGTCAGGACGTAGAACGGAGCCACCGGCCACTGGAAGTCGTTCTTGTAGCCCGCCACGCTCCACACGATCAGCAGCGCGAAGAAGGCGATGCCCGCTGCCAGCCGCTTGGGGTGGTCGGTGGGGTTCTCGGCGTAATACAGGTTCTCTTTGCTCTGGTCGAAGATCGGCACGGCCAGCATAACCACCAGCACCAGCGTGGCAATCACGATGCCGCCGATGAATTCAGGCCCGAACTCGCCGCCGAACAGCGTGAACTTGAAGTTGGCGGGAATCAGTTCCAGCACACCGAAAATCCACAGCAGGTACCAGTCGGGCTTGATGTTCTGCACCGGGTTGTCGGAAGCCGGGCCGAAGACCTCGACCGGATGCACCGGAATAAACGCCGCGAACAGGATGATCAGGCCCGCGAACAGCAGCGCCAGCATCACCGCAATCGGGGTCTGCTGGGTGCTCAGCGGCACGCCCACGATCTTCTTGTAGGCGATGCGCTTGGCGTACTGCGGCTGGGTGTGCTTCTGCTTGATCATGATCAGCAGGTGTGCGCCGGTCAGCGACAGCAGGATCGCGGGCAGCAGCATGATGTGATAGCCGTACACGCGGGGAATCATCTGGGTGTTGTCGAGCGCGAACTTGCCGCCGAAGGCGAGCTGCGCCACGTAGTCACCGATCCAGGGAATGCTCTGGACGATGCTGACGACCACGCCCAGGGTGGTCTTGGCGAAGTTGTCGTAGGGCAGGCTGTAGCCGGTCACGGCGGTCAGGATGGTGAAGACCAGCAGCAGCATGCCGATCCACCAATTCAGTTCGCGGGGCTTCTTGAAGCTGCCCGTGAAGTAGATGCGCATCATGTGGACGATGGCGGCAGCCACCATGATGTTGGCCGACCAGTGGTGAATGCGGCGCAGCATGTCGCCGAACGGCATCCAGTTGATACGCAGGATGCTGCTGTACGCTGCCGGAACCATGGTGTTTTTGTCGAGGAAACTGGGGACCAGCCGGGTGCTGGGTTCGTAGCTCAGGGCCAGGAACACGCCGGTCAGAATCAGGATGATGAGGGCGAACATGGTGATCTCGCCCAGAAAGAAGGTGTGGTGAACAGGGAAAGCCTTTCGCAGGAACTTGTCGTTCAACCGCGAGATGTTCAGACGCTCATCAAGCCACTGGTTCATGCCTTTTCAAGCTCCTTTTTCTGGGCCTCGAATTCGGACTCGGTCAGATCCTTGGGCAACGACAGGAAGAAACCGTCCACGACGACCTGAGATCCCTGCACCTTGATCGGGAGCTGGGGCAGCGGGGCGGGCGGCGGGCCGTCGACGACTTTGGCTCCTTCAGCCAGATCGTACACACCACCGTGGCACGGGCACACGGCAGCTTCCTGAAGGTTCTTGGAGGGATACGGCTTGATCTCGACGGCGCAGCCCAGGTGCATGCACTGGCGCGAATACACCACGATGCCCTGATCGGTGGCCTTGACATCGGTGGGGGCCTTGAGCTGATCGGCGGGAAACTTCGCCACGATGAGCTGGTTCCGGGGCACGCCGTTTTTTACGACGTCGCTGCCGTTCAGGCTCCTGCCCTTGGGAAAGGCGTACACGACCTGTCCTACCTGAATGTCGGCCAGTGCCACCGGAGCGCCGTTTTTGGCGGGATCGGCGTAGACCAGCACGTCACCCTTGCGGGGCAGTTCCTTTTCCGGGGTCAGGACGTTGGCGGGCTTCACGCCGCCCACGATGCTCAGCAGGCTCAGCGTTCCGACGCCTGCCGTGGTTCCCATCGCCACATTGATGAACTTGCGGCGGCTGATTTCCGGGTCTTGTCTGGTGTATTTGGTCACGGCAACTCCTTGAAATAGGACGCACTCACCACGGGAATTCTCCGCTGGCGTCCTCGACGACGACTTCGCCGTCCATGAAGTACTTCTTGTACAGGCCCAGCACCAGTGCCAGCAGCAGCACGATCATGGCGGCGTAAAAGCCCTCGCTGGTGACCTGAGGCGGCACCGGAGTATTGGCATTCATGCCCGCGATACTGGTCAGAATCTGACGCACGAACAGCACGCTGAACAGCAGCACGCCTGCAAGGGCCAGCACCATCGCCGTCATGCTCATGGTCGAGGCACGCACCTTGTGGATGCCGGGGTGCAGTTCCGCGCCCTCGGCCCAGTTGCTGTACAGCCCGATCAGGCCGTAGGTCAGCAGCAGCACCACGAACGTGACCAGGAAGATTTCCGGCAGGATGATCTCTTCGGGCACGAAGCGCGAGCGCTCGCGCAGCACTTCCGGCCCGACCTTGCCCACGTTGTCGGCCAGCAGGGCGGGCGTCACCAGTTCCTTGGCCTTGTTGCCAAAGCTGTTGGCGACGTAGTTGGCGACCGCATAGATCTCGTTGTCTTTCAGCACGCCACCGAAGGCGGGCATGCTGCCTTTGCCCTTCTGCACGGTGGTCACGATGATGGCCGGATTGCTGAGGATGTCGGCGTTGCCCGCCAGTTTCGGCCCCACGCCGCCCTCGCCGTTGGCACCATGACAGCCCGAGCAGTTGACAGCAGCGTTCTGCTGCCCGTGAAAGACCTTGTTGCCGACGGTGGGCCACTCGCTGGCGATGCTGGCGCTCAGTTTCGGATCGACCACCACTGGAGTCGGCGCGGTGTCTTTGTTGAACATGAACAGCAAGAGAATGAACATCATGGCCGCCACCACAATGGCAACCGTCGGCATGACTGCATCGTTTCGTTCCACGTTTCCCCTTCCGCCAGGCCCCAGCCCCGGCTTCTGACTATCTTCTGGATGTCAGGCGACCCCTGTACGCTACGGAATACGGCCCCTGATGAGAGCAGCATACCATGACACTCCAGCCCATCCAGAACCACCCGAGGCCCGCCCAGCCGCACTTGAGCCGTTTGTTTGTCGCGCCGCTCGGCCCTGCCCAGTCAGACTTCTGGTGAGCTTACTGTACGCCCGGCGGCTCAGTAAGAATGTCCCCGATCATCGAGTCTGGCGGGGTGCCTGACCCCCCGGTCAGGGGCCGAAGCCTGCGCGGTACAGGAGCGGCCACAGTGTTTCTGCCAGCAACTGCACGTCATGGTTTCCGGGGTGTTCGCGGGGGTCGCTGCCGCCGCTGCTCAGCAGGGCCACGCTCAGGGGCCGGGGAAACAGCAGCAGGCCCACATCATGATGAACGCCGCTCAGTTCGCCGCTCTTGGAAAGGACCGGGTACAGCAGTTCGCCGCTGTCGCCCCTGGGGGCATGCCTCGCCAGGATGTCGCGGTACTGCTGGCGTTCCAGAATGCTCAGGGCCAGCTGGGTGTGCGCGGCGTCCAGCAGTTCGCCCCGGTACAGCCGCGCCAGCAGGTGTGCCTGTTCGTGGGCAGTGGTGGCGTTGCGTTCGCCGCGCTGCTGGGCTGCGTTTCGCAGGTGCTCGGGCAGTTGCAGTTTTCCCACCAGCCGCGAAGAGGGCATCTGGGCAGCCAGCCAGTGCTTAAGGTCTGACAGCCCGACATGCTCGATCACCATGTTGGTGGCGGTGTTGTCGCTCACCACGATCATCAGGGTCAGCAGGTCTTGCAGGGTGGGTGTCAGGCCCGGCTCCAGTTCCTGCAACACGCCCGCCCCCGTCACCCGGTCTTCTGCTCGCATCGTCAGCCGCTCGCCCAGATGCAGTTCTCCGTGCTGACAGCGTTCCAGCGCCCGCACCAGAATCGGCACCTTGATGGTGCTGGCGGCGGGCATCGGTTCGTCGGCGTTCTCGGCGTGCAGCAGTTCGCCGCTGCGTGCGTCCAGTATGACCAGGGCGGCGCGTCCGGGGTAGCCGCGTGCCCTGAGCTGGGTATTCAGTTCTTCAGTCATCAGGCCGCTCAGTCTTCCAGGGTGCCCAGCAGGCCCGCCAGCCCCGCGAACGGGTGCGGCGCACCGACCGGGCGCAGCGTGCAGAACGGCACAGCCCCCACGCCGCCGCTGTCGGGTTCGATGCGGTGCGGGCAGGTCGGGCACTCCGGGAACGCCTGATCGGTGTAGGCGAGGTCGGGCTCGCTGGAAGCCAGTTCCCAGGTGCGTTCGCAGCCCGCCCGGTATGTCTGAAGCGCGGCAGGCCGAACCTGCGCCGCCGGTTTACGACCCTTCAAGATTGGCGATCCCCTCGCGCAGGGCGTACAGCGCGGCCTGAGTCCGGTTATTCAGCTGAAGCTTGTTGAAGATTTCCGACAGTCGGTTGCGAACGGTCTTTTCGGAAATATCGAGCCGGGTGGCGATGTCCTGATTGGAAAATCCCTGTGCCAGCAGCTTGAGAATGGTGGTCTCGCGCTCGTTCAGGTCGGCGTGCTTCTCGCTGGGCAGCACCTCGCGCTTGTCGCGGAAATCGTCGAGCACGTTCTGGGCCATATCGGGGTCCAGCAGCGCCTCGCCGCCCGCCACGCGCACGATGGCGCTGATGAGGGTCGCGGCGTCGGCGTCTTTCAGGATGTAGCCTCGTGCTCCGGCCTTGACGGCCTCGAACACGTAGCGGTCCTGGCGGTACATGGTAATCATGATGACGCGGGCCTGTGGGTCAATTTCCAGAATGCTCTGGGTGGCCTTCACGCCGTCGAGATCGGGCATCTGGATATCCATCAGAATCACGTCGGGGTGGGTGTCGGCAGCGTAGCGGATCGCCTCGCGCCCATTGGCCGCTTCCCCGATCACGCGCATTCCCTCCGATTCCAGCAGACTGCGGAGCCCCTGACGAAACAGGGCGTGGTCGTCGGCAAGCAGCACGCGAATCATGGCAGCAGTCTAGAGCGTTTGAGCGCCGGGCATTGGCTGTTTCAGCTCTGTAACAGGGTGGCCCAACCAGTGGACGGCTGGCAGAGTTTTGAAAGACCAGTTTGCTAGAGTAATGCTGTGATTACCGTCTTCGATGCCGTGCTCGTGACCCTGTGGGCCGCCGTCACCGCGCTGGGTGTGCGCCGGGGTCTGGGCGGCGTGGTCTGGGGCGTGCTGGGAATTGCGGTGTGCTTCGTGGTCAATATGATCGTGAGTGGCGGTCTGGTGGGCGGCGTGGTGGCGGCGCTGCTGGGGGCGCTGGCAGTGCTGGCGTCGCGCCGCCTGATCCGCGATCCGCTGAGCGAACCCTGGCATCTGGTGGCGGGCGGCCTGGGAGGCTTTGCGCTGGGCAGCGTACTGGTGGGGGCGCTGGCGCTGGGCTTTCCGATTCAGAATCTGGGCGACCACCAGAATTACCCCTCGACCGATCTGCCCAGCAGTCTGTACTACGTGGTCTCGAATTCGTACATCCGGCAGTCGCTGAGCAGCGTGCTCGACCCCCACAGCAATCCGGCGCTGAGGACGCTGCTCATTCCCGACCAGCAACGCGCCGTCGTCCTGAATCCGCCGCGCTGAAGACCCTCAGCCCTGTTCGCTCCCGGCAGGGGTGCTGCTGACAGGGCCGCTCTTCCAGCCCACTTTGCTGTGCGTACCGTCGCAGAAGGGTTTGTGGCTGCTCTGGCCGCAGCGGCACAGCGTCGCCCGTACCTCGTGCTGCTCGCCGTCCGGCGTCTGAATCCGGAGGTCGCCGCGAATGCCCAGCGGCCCGTCCGGATACGGCGTGATGGTGGTCGGGGTCTGCGGCTGCTCCTGCGCGTCTGGGTGCTGTTCGGCGGTTTCACCTGCCAGCAGATAATGCAGCGCTCCGCTGGGGCAACGCCGCACCACTTCGGCCACCTGAAGTGCGGCGGCGTTCTGCGGCTGAATCCAGGGCCGCTTCGAGGTATCGAATACCTCTGGCAGGCCACGCACACACTCGGCGGCGTGAATGCAGCGGGGCGTGTCGTAACTGACGACGATGCCGGGCGCGGTGTACTGCTTACCGCGCATCAACTCGGGCAGCGGCTGTGTCATCGGGAAAGCACCTGTGTCATAGGGAAGGCACCTGAGTCATGCTCCACTTTACCGCTGCTACACCATCGGGGCGCAGACTTCTGCGGTCTGAGCGGCTGGACGTGTCCACACGGCGCGTCTCCGGGCGGCGGCCCAGACCAGGGAGCAGCCATGACCCACCGTGCGTTTCGCCCATTTCGTCCGCAACTGCGTCTGGAAGCCCGCTTTCAGGTGCTCTCGCGCCGCATCGCCGACTTTTCGGGAACGGCCATCGCCTTCACGTGTGCCCTCGGCTGCGTGCTGGTGTGGCTCCTGACCGGCCCACTGTTTCATTTTGCCGATGGCTGGCAGCTGGTCATCAACACCGGCACGACCATCATCACCTTTCTGATGGTATTTCTGATTCAGAACGCCCAGAACGAAGACACCCGTGAGCTGCACGCCAAGCTCGACGCGGTGCTTCAGGAGCTTCGGGCCGAGCGCAACATGATGCATGATCCCGAACTGCTGCAACTCACGCCCGAGCAACTGCTTCAGGAGGCCAGAGCCGGTGATTAGCTCCAGCGAAGACCCTCCCAGTTTCGGCCACCTTCCGACTGCCGTTTTTCTCCGCGTGCCCTGACCCGGCAGACACGCGGAGACTTTTTTTGCGTGCCGCTGTCTCGGTGTTTTGTTCGCCGCGCACCCTTGCTGCCTTCACGCGGCCTTATACTTTCCGATTGGAGTGTTTCACGGCTGCCACACGCGCCGGAAGCAGACGGACGGCGGCGCGGAGCTGGCCCGTCCAGGGAGCAGGCATGACACAGCAGAGCATCGCGCCCGTGGTGGCGTCTACAACGAAGAAAGTCGGATTCATCAGCCTGGGCTGCCCCAAGGCGCTGGTCGACAGCGAGCGCATCCTGACGCAGCTTCGCGCCGAGGGCTACGAGGTGGCCCCCAGCTACGAAGACGCCGACACGGTGATCGTGAACACCTGCGGCTTCATCACACCTGCCGTCGAGGAGTCGCTGAACGCCATCGGAGAGGCGCTGGACGCCACCGGGCGCGTAATCGTGACCGGCTGCCTGGGCGAGCGCCCCGAGAAGATTCTGGAGCGGCATCCGAAGGTGGCGGCCATTACCGGGTCGGAAGCGGTGGACGACGTGATGGCCGAGGTCCGTAAGCTCATTCCGCTCGACCAGAATCCGTTTACTTCACTGATTCCCGGCACGCTGCCCGGCGAGGTGAAGCTCACGCCGCGCCACTACGCCTACGTCAAGATCGCGGAGGGCTGCAACCACCGCTGCTCGTTCTGCATAATCCCCAAGCTGCGCGGGTTGCAGGTGTCGCGCGACGCGGGCAGCGTGCTGTACGAGTCGTATCGCCTGATCGCGGGCGGCACCCGTGAACTGATGATCATCTCGCAGGACACCAGCGCTTACGGCGTGGATGTGC encodes the following:
- a CDS encoding PSP1 domain-containing protein; protein product: MHIQPVRFERSPQLHPMMTEEPYGIGTRVVVQGKRGPEVATVRGEAEPMPSTGRFGMILSVATTSDLSRWEELGREAEDLKWLLRARARARGLPVKIVAAEYTLDASLLTVSYSAEERIELSALIQDVRAHTRARINFAAVGPREQAMMIGALGACGRENCSSNHLQEFAPVSIRMARDQQLPLNPEKLSGPCGRLLCCLQFEHTQYLELLQDIPRKNAKVCVDSSGACGKVVKLHPLQGTVDIYTDAGLMTEIPASDLRPMKGEGKPEGGKDSRA
- a CDS encoding YebC/PmpR family DNA-binding transcriptional regulator, with product MAGHSKWAQIKRKKGANDKRRSGVISKHIRALTAAVRSGGSGDPAGNLALKNAIAAAKTDNVGTENIENAIKRAVSNAESGADYKTVTYEGYGPGGTAILIETLTDNVNRTVGDIRSVFNKRGGSLGNSGSVAWQFESKGVILLTEATEAAQEAAIELGAEDLQETEDGLEISTAPTELYAVSEGLTSRGYSVQSASLEMLPSNTVAVSGSDADKLMTLIEVLEDLDDVQNVYSNAELPEEIGA
- a CDS encoding DUF2330 domain-containing protein encodes the protein MPRTFKRRTSLLFGLSCCSSALAFCGFFVAKGDSHIFNRSNQVIIARDGNHSVFTMMNDYQGDVKDFARIVPIPVVPKREDIRIGDPSIIKKLDAYSAPRLVEYFDENPCAPTLMMEDAVPAPNSGIQPSATSARANALGVKIEASYQVGEYDISILSAAQQSGLATYLRGEGYKLPPGADAMLGGYIRGGMKFFVVRVNLERFDQSGGGFLNPIVLSYTSEKFMLPIRLGTLNSPGEQDLTVYLLSSYGRVETSNYRTTGVPTDQEVPLLVKDQFASFYRHVFRRAYERQGRSVALMEYAWNTYGCDPCSSEPPTQDELKAAGVFWKQQEGYGNPVPMPAAGDAPSDQPKPVYLTRLHVRYTAATFPEDLKFKLTDNQNTFQGRYILRHAYTGTDTCEATPSYKRMLGQRAETQAQTLANLTGWDVNHIRARMGQ
- a CDS encoding cytochrome b; the protein is MNQWLDERLNISRLNDKFLRKAFPVHHTFFLGEITMFALIILILTGVFLALSYEPSTRLVPSFLDKNTMVPAAYSSILRINWMPFGDMLRRIHHWSANIMVAAAIVHMMRIYFTGSFKKPRELNWWIGMLLLVFTILTAVTGYSLPYDNFAKTTLGVVVSIVQSIPWIGDYVAQLAFGGKFALDNTQMIPRVYGYHIMLLPAILLSLTGAHLLIMIKQKHTQPQYAKRIAYKKIVGVPLSTQQTPIAVMLALLFAGLIILFAAFIPVHPVEVFGPASDNPVQNIKPDWYLLWIFGVLELIPANFKFTLFGGEFGPEFIGGIVIATLVLVVMLAVPIFDQSKENLYYAENPTDHPKRLAAGIAFFALLIVWSVAGYKNDFQWPVAPFYVLTIVGPLVSYFATLAIVRGIKSFKAAEERERDQHQAAAADD
- a CDS encoding Rieske 2Fe-2S domain-containing protein encodes the protein MTKYTRQDPEISRRKFINVAMGTTAGVGTLSLLSIVGGVKPANVLTPEKELPRKGDVLVYADPAKNGAPVALADIQVGQVVYAFPKGRSLNGSDVVKNGVPRNQLIVAKFPADQLKAPTDVKATDQGIVVYSRQCMHLGCAVEIKPYPSKNLQEAAVCPCHGGVYDLAEGAKVVDGPPPAPLPQLPIKVQGSQVVVDGFFLSLPKDLTESEFEAQKKELEKA
- a CDS encoding c-type cytochrome; this encodes MPTVAIVVAAMMFILLLFMFNKDTAPTPVVVDPKLSASIASEWPTVGNKVFHGQQNAAVNCSGCHGANGEGGVGPKLAGNADILSNPAIIVTTVQKGKGSMPAFGGVLKDNEIYAVANYVANSFGNKAKELVTPALLADNVGKVGPEVLRERSRFVPEEIILPEIFLVTFVVLLLTYGLIGLYSNWAEGAELHPGIHKVRASTMSMTAMVLALAGVLLFSVLFVRQILTSIAGMNANTPVPPQVTSEGFYAAMIVLLLALVLGLYKKYFMDGEVVVEDASGEFPW
- a CDS encoding serine hydrolase; the protein is MTEELNTQLRARGYPGRAALVILDARSGELLHAENADEPMPAASTIKVPILVRALERCQHGELHLGERLTMRAEDRVTGAGVLQELEPGLTPTLQDLLTLMIVVSDNTATNMVIEHVGLSDLKHWLAAQMPSSRLVGKLQLPEHLRNAAQQRGERNATTAHEQAHLLARLYRGELLDAAHTQLALSILERQQYRDILARHAPRGDSGELLYPVLSKSGELSGVHHDVGLLLFPRPLSVALLSSGGSDPREHPGNHDVQLLAETLWPLLYRAGFGP
- a CDS encoding response regulator transcription factor; this translates as MIRVLLADDHALFRQGLRSLLESEGMRVIGEAANGREAIRYAADTHPDVILMDIQMPDLDGVKATQSILEIDPQARVIMITMYRQDRYVFEAVKAGARGYILKDADAATLISAIVRVAGGEALLDPDMAQNVLDDFRDKREVLPSEKHADLNERETTILKLLAQGFSNQDIATRLDISEKTVRNRLSEIFNKLQLNNRTQAALYALREGIANLEGS
- a CDS encoding (4Fe-4S)-binding protein, whose protein sequence is MTQPLPELMRGKQYTAPGIVVSYDTPRCIHAAECVRGLPEVFDTSKRPWIQPQNAAALQVAEVVRRCPSGALHYLLAGETAEQHPDAQEQPQTPTTITPYPDGPLGIRGDLRIQTPDGEQHEVRATLCRCGQSSHKPFCDGTHSKVGWKSGPVSSTPAGSEQG
- a CDS encoding low affinity iron permease family protein, which translates into the protein MTHRAFRPFRPQLRLEARFQVLSRRIADFSGTAIAFTCALGCVLVWLLTGPLFHFADGWQLVINTGTTIITFLMVFLIQNAQNEDTRELHAKLDAVLQELRAERNMMHDPELLQLTPEQLLQEARAGD